The sequence CCTCCGAGAGACGCCGCCCCGGGTCCGCGGCCATCGCCTCCAGCAGCACCCGCAGGTGCCTCACCATCCGCTCGATCGTCTCCGCGTCGAACAGCGCCGCCCGGTAGACCAGCGTCCCGGTCAGCGTCTCCTCGTCCCCATCCACAACCGACAGCTCCAGGTCGAACCTGGCGATCCCGGCCCCGGCTTCGAACTGCTCCACCCCCACCTCGCCGAGCGAGAGCCGCTCGCCGCGCTGCACCCGCTCCAGGGAGAAGGTCACCTGGAACAGCGGGGAGTGCGTCAGGCTGCGCTCGACGTCCAGCTCGTCGACCAGCCGCTCGAAGGGGACGTCCTGGCGGGCGTACGCCCCCAGCGCGGCCTCCCGGGCACGGCGGACGAGATCGCCGAGGGTGGGATCGCCCGACAGGTCGCCCCTCATGGCCAGCAGGTTCACGAAGAAGCCGATCAGTCCCTCGGTCTCCGCCGAGCTCCGCCCCGCGACCGGGCTCCCCACCACCACGTCGTCCTGGCCGGCGTAGCGGCCGAGCAGCGCCTGCCAGGCCGCGAGCACGGTCATGAAGAGCGTCGCCCCTTCGCGCTGGGCCAGGGAGCGCAGCTCCCGGGTCAGCCCGGCCGGGAGGACGAAGTCATGGCTCCCTGCGACGGCGCCCAGCCCGGCCGCGTGGGGCCGGTCGGTGGGCATCTCCAGCAGCGGCGGCGCGCCCGCCAGGCGCTCCTTCCAGTACTCGAGCTGCGCGTCCAGCACCTCGCCCGACAGCCACTTCCTCTGCCAGGAAGCGTAGTCCGCGTACTGCACCGGCAGCTCCGGCAGGGCCGGCTCCTCGCCCCGGGTGAAGGCGCCGTAGAGCGCCGAGACCTCGCGCACCAGCACGCCGGTGCTCCAGCCGTCGCTGACGATGTGGTGCAGGGTGAAGAGGAGCACGTGGTCGTCCTCGCCCAGCCGCAGCAGGGCGCTCCGCAGCAGCGGCCCCCCGGCGAGGTCGAACGGGCGCAGCGCCTCCGCTTCCGCCAGGCGCTCCGCCTCCGCCCCGGCGTCCCGGGCTCCCCGGAGGTCGACGGTCTCCAGCGTGACGGGGCCCGCCGGGTGGACCACCTGCACCGGCGCGCCCTCGTGCTCCGCGAAGGTGGTGCGCAGGGTCTCGTGGCGCCGGACCAGGGCGTCCAGGCTCCGCTGGAGCGCGCCCTCGTCGAGCGCGCCCCGCAGGCGCAGCGCGAAGGGCATGTTGTAGGCGGCGCTCTCCGGCTCCAGCCGGTCCACCAGCCAGAGCCGCTGCTGCGCGAAGGAGAGCGGCAGCCGCCCCCCCCGCGGCGCCCGCTCGATCGCCGGGAGCGCCGCGGCACCGCCTGCCCGAAGGAGCGCGTCGACGCGTCCGGCCAGCACGGCCACCGTGGGCGCCTCGAACAGCGCCCGCAGCGGCACCTCCACGCCCAGGCTCCGCCGCACGCCGGAGACGACCCGCATCGCCAGGAGCGAGTGGCCGCCCAGCGTGAAGAAGCTCTTCTCCACGCCGACGCGCTCCACCCCCAGCACCTCGCTCCAGATCGCGCAGAGCAGCTCCTCCGTCGGCGTGCGCGGCGCCACGTACCCCTCCCCGACCGACGGCTCCGGCGCCGGCAGGGCGCGCCGGTCCAGCTTGCCGTTCGCACTCAGAGGCAGAGAGTCCAGCACCACGAAGGCCGACGGCACCATGTACTCCGGCAGCCGCTCCCCCAGCCGGGTGCGCAGCGTCTCCACCAGCCCGACATCCCGAGCCTGCACCCGCGCCCCACCCTCCTCCGCGAACAGGGTCCGATAGAAGGGGCTGGTCCGGTATCCTCCACCATGGTGCCAGGAGGTGAAGTCGAAGGCGACATCCGCCCGGCCCACCCGCACCAGGCGTCCGCGCACCCCGTAGTGCGGCGCGACTCCGTTGTCCGAGAGGGCGCTCCAGCACTCCACCTCGACGCGGTCACCCGCGATCACCTCCACGCCGGGATCGAACAGGGGGAAGTAGACGGGGAACCAGGCGGTCTCCTCCTCCATGATGTCCAGCACTCCGCCCTCGGCTACCTCCATGCGCAGCCAGAGCAGCAGCCCGTCCACGCGCCCCGCCCGTTCCATCACCAGTGTCTCGCGCCGCACGTACTCCGGCGCCACCGCACCGGCACCGAAGTCCAGCTCCTCGAAGGTTCCGATGCCGGAGAGCCGGTGGTCCATGGGGAAGTCGCGGATGCACAGGCGCATGTCGAACGGCTCTCCCACCTCCGCGAAGATCTTCTCCACGTAGTAGGAGGCAGCCGAACTCAGCCGCGGATTCCGCCGGATCTCCTCCGGGAGCGTGACCGCGGCCATGCAGGTGAGGGTGAGCCCGGGGATCATCACCGCGCCCGGCGCGAGGAGCCGGCGCACGTCGTTGAGGATCACCGCGGCACCCTCACCCCCGGCGATCGCCTCCACGATCTCCGAGACACACACCTCTGCGAGCTCGGGGAGCGTGACGGTGCGGGCGTCCCCATGAACGAGCGTGACGCGGTCCTCCAGCCCCAGCGCCCGGATGCGCTCCCGCGCGCTCCGGTACGCGGACTCCAGCAGCTCGATCGCGTAGACGTGCCGCGCCCCTGCCTCCACGGCCATCCGGGCCAGGATGGCGTCCGCTCCGGTACCGACGTCCAGCACCACACGTCCGGCGGCGTGCCGCTCCAGAGCCGTCCGGTAGCGCGCCATGCGCCGCTCGTCCTGCGTGAGCCCCTGATAGATGAGCTCGTCGTAGACGAAGTACTCCCCGATCGAAGGCCACAGCTCGCACGAGCGCGTCTTCTCGGGCACCACGTACGCCACCAGGCGCTTCTGCCCCGGCACGTCCTCCCGCACCTGCACCACCGCCTCCCGCACCCCCGACTGCTCCCCCAGCGCGCTCTCGACCTCCCCGGGCTCGATCCGGAACCCCCGGATCTTGACCTGCTCGTCCATCCGCCCCAGGAACTCCAGCTCGCCCTCCGCGGTCCAGCGCACCCGGTCCCCCGTGCGGTACAGCCGCGCCGCCGGCTCCCCCGAGAACGGGTCCGGAACGAGCTTCTCCGCCGTCAGCTCCGGACGGCCCAGGTAGTCGCGCGCCACGCTCGCCCCGCCGATGCACAACTCGCCCGGCACCCCCACCGGGACCAGCTGGCGCGCGCGGTCCAGCACGTAGAGCGAGGCATTGCCCAGGGGGCGGCCCACCCACTGCCGACGCGCCCCACTCTCGCGCGCCACGTGCGAGGCGCAGATGACCGCCCCCTCCGTGGGGCCGTAGAGCACGTGCACCTCCGCCGCGGGGAACACTTCCCGCATCTCCTCCAGCAGCTCGGGCGCGACCGCCTCCCCGCCCACGAACGCCCGCCGCAGCCCCGGCAGGGTGCTCCCCCTGCCCCGCAGCACCCGCACGATCTCGCGCATCAGCGCGGGGACGGCATGCAGCGCGGTGCAGTCGGCCAGACCCTCCACCAGGCGCTCCGTCTCCAGCACCTCTTCGCGCGCGACCATGCGCACGGCGCCCCCGCCCAGCAGCGGGAGCACCGCTTCGAAGAGCCAGATGTCGAAGGCGAAGCTCGCCAGCGACGGCATCCGCTCGCCGGCCGCGAAGGCGAAGGCCTCCTGTGCGGCGAGCAGCGTGTGCAGCAGGGCACGGTGGGTGACGCGCACCCCCTTGGGCCGCCCCGTCGACCCCGAGGTGTAGATCACGTACGCGAGCTGGCTCCCCTCGCTCTCCACCGGGGGCGCCGCGGCGCTCTCCGCCGCGATGCGTCCGGCGTCCGCGTCCAGCAGCAGCACCCGGGCGCCGAGCACCGGAAGGGTGTCGCGCAGGCGCTCCTGCGTCACCAGCACGGTCACGCCCGCGTCGCGCAGCATGTACTCCAGGCGCCCCGCGGGGTACGTGGGGTCCAGCGGCACGTACGCCCCGCCCGCCTTCCAGATCCCCAGCACCGCCTCCAGCAGGGACGGCCCCCGCTCCAGGTAGACGCCCACCGGCGTCTCCGGCTCCACGCCCATGCCCCGCAGCGCATGCGCCAGCCGGTTGGAGCGCCCCTCCAGCTCGGCGTAGCTGAGCGCACTCTGATCCCCGGACACGGCGACGAGGTCGGGCGTGCGCGCCGCCTGCTCCGCGAAGAGCTGCGGCACCAGCTTCTCCTCCGGGTAGCTCCGCGCGGCGTTCCACTCCCCCAGGAGCTGGCGTTCCTCCGCCGCGCTCACCATGCGCAGCTCGGAGATCCGCTGGTCCGGCTCGGCGGCCGCCACGTCCAGCAGCAGGAGGAAGTGCTCCGCCAGGCGCTCGATCGTGGAGCCGTCGAACAGGTCGGTGCGGTAGTCGATCCGCCCCTCGATCCGCTCCTCGGCTTCGATGAGCGTCACCCCCAAGTCGAACTTGGCCCCGGCCTCACCCCCACTGAGCGGCTCCATCTCCAGCTCGCCCAGGGTGAGCGTTCCCCGCTCCACGTTCTGCAGGGCGAACATGACCTGGAAGAGCGGGTTGTGCGTCAGGCTGCGCTCGGGCGCCAGCTCCTCCACCAGGCGCTCGAAGGGGAGGTCCTGGTGCGCGAAGGCGCCCAGCATCGTCTCCCGCACCCGCCCCAGCAGCTGGCGGAAGCTGGGCCGTTCCGTGCCGCCCAGGTCGGCGCGCAGCACGAGGGTGTTGACGAAGATGCCGATGAGCGGCTCCAGCTCGGCGCGGGTGCGGTTGGCGATGGGGGTCCCGACCACCACGTCCGCGCTCCCGGCGTAGCGCCCCAGGAGGGTCTGCCACCCGGCCAGGAGCGTCATGAAGAGCGTGGCGCTCCCGCGCTGCCCCAGCTCGCGCAGCCCCCGCGTCGTCTCCGCCGACAGCACGAACTGGCGCCCCGTGGCGCTCGTTGCACTGGACGAACTGCGGCGCGGGTGGTCGGTGGGCAGCTCCAGCAGCGGCGGGGCGCCGTCGAGCGCCTGGCGCCAGTAGCGGAGCTGCGCCTCCAGGGTCTCTCCCGTGAGCCACGCCCGCTGCCAGGCGGCGAAGTCCGCGTACTGCACCGGGAGCGCGGGAAGGACGGGCGACTCGCCGCGCGAGTAGGCGCCGTAGAGGGCGGAGACCTCCTGCACCAGGACCCCGATGCTCCAGCCGTCGCTGACGATGTGGTGCAGGGTGAAGCAGAGCACCCACTCCTGGTCGGCCAGCCTCGCCAGCAGCACGCGGAGCAGCGGCCCGTGCTCCAGGTCGAAGGGGCGCCGGCCCTCCTCGACGACGCGGCGCAGCGCCTCCGCGCGGCGGGGCTGCTCCGGGAGCCCGGCCAGGTCCAGCACCGGGAAGGGCACGGGCGACGGGGGGAGGACCACCTGCACGGCTTCCCCGCCCTCCGCCGCGAAGACGGTGCGCAGCGCCTCGTGGCGACGCACCAGCTCCGCGAGGCTGCGGCGCAGCGCCTCCACGTCCAGCGCACCGCGCAGCCCGAGCGCGAACGGCATGTGGTACGCGCTGCTCGCGGGGTCGAGCTGGTGGATGAACCAGAGCCTCTGCTGCGCGAACGACAGCGGCGCGGGCCCGTTCCCCTCGCGGCGGGTGATCCGTCCGGAGACGGAGCGTGCCGAATCCAGGGACGCTTCCACGTGCCCGGCCAGCCCCGCCACGGTGGGCGCCTCGAAGAGCGCCCGCAGAGGCAGCTCCACGCCCAGCTCCTCGCGTACCCCCGAGACGACGCGCGTCGCGAGCAGCGAGTGCCCCCCGAGCGCGAAGAAGTTGTCGTGGACCCCCACCCCCTCATGGCCCAGCACCCTCGCGAACACCTGTGCCAGGACGGCCTCCACGGGAGTTCGCGGCGGCATGTGCTCCGCGGCGTCCGGCCCGCCGCCGGGCGCGGGGAGGGCCCGCCGGTCCAGCTTGCCGCTGGCGGTGCGTGGGAGGGCGTCCAGCCCCACGAAGGCACCCGGCACCATGTGCTCCGGGAGCCGCTCCTGCAGATGTGCCCGCAGCTCCGCCCCGCCGATCCCCGTCCCCGCCGCCAGGAGCACGTAGGCCACCAACCGCCGGTCGCCCGGCGCGTGCTCCCGAGCCAGCACCACCGCCTCGCGCACTTCCGGATGCTCCCGCAGCGCCGCCTCGATCTCCCCTGGCTCGATGCGGAAGCCGCGCACCTTGACCTGGCCGTCCAGCCGCCCCAGGTACTCCAGCTCGCCTGATGCCAGCCACCGTGCCCGGTCGCCCGTGCGGTACAGCCGCCCCCCTGCCGGCCCGAACGGGTCCGGGACGAAGCGCTCGGCCGTCAGCTCCGGCCGGCTCGCGTACCCCCGCGCCAGCCCGTCGCCTGCCAGGTACAGCTCCCCGGGCACACCCACCGGCACCG is a genomic window of Longimicrobiaceae bacterium containing:
- a CDS encoding amino acid adenylation domain-containing protein, which produces VLVLDAHVAPVPTGVAGELFVGGAGVARGYLGRPGLTAERFVPDPFGAAPGARLYRTGDRVRWRADGTLEFLGRIDRQVKVRGFRIEPGEVEAALRAHPAVGDAAVEARGGRLVAYVVLVAAEGTALPPADELRARLRERLPEHMVPSAWVGLERFPLTPGGKLDRRALPDPAASDAPEREYAPPRTPTERLLAEVWSEVLGVARVGIHDPFFALGGDSIVAIRVATAARNAGLRMVPRQLFEHSTIAELARVVGNGAAVLAEQETVTGEVPLTPVQSGFLAEEPVAPHHFNQALLLVPPWALDPRLLEEALAALAAHHDALRLRFRREEGGWTQRHEPAGGRVPLSTIDLTRLEEAARGTTLAGAADRVQASLDLERGPLVRAASFHLGDGGPGRLLLVLHHLVVDGGSWHILLDDLATAYVQRERGEAVRLPEKTTSWKAWAERLAEHARAPETAAEARYWTSQAFLEAAPLPLDDPQGDDTTGQTASVVVQLDPEETGALLRDVTAAYGARVDEVLLAALARTLARWTGDRWVRVELEGNGREEGRFEDLDPSRTVGWFTHLYPVLLELPEEADAGETLKALAEQLREVPHGGLGHGLLRWASGGRAGAALASAPRAEVAFGYGGDLEELLAEHTFFRLAPEPAGATQDPRRPRTHRLEVSGAVFGGRLSVTFGYGATVHRRETMERVAAWYAGELRELIGHRRPPGGGGRTPGDFPLAGLDQAALAALEGSGGGVEDVYPLTPMQEGMLFHSLYAPDSGVYVGQFGFVLEGPLDVPALQGAWQGAVARHEALRASFAWEGLPRPVQVIRSEAKLPVQVEDWRGLDEAGRQARLERYHEADRAAGFDLGCAPLMRLGLFRLEEEVHQLVWTHHHLVMDGWSLPLLFRDVLTIYAAAARGEVPPAARGPRYREYVAWLERQDRSRAERFWREALAGFDAPTPLPVSRTPRSGGEGYGASTRLLSLERTVALAEQARRRGVTLSTLVQGSWALLLSRYSGEDDVVFGATVSGRPVELAGIEETVGLFINTLPVRARLRAAATTWDWLAALQKEQVEAREYDYAPLVDVQRWSEVPADEALFESLVVFENLPLDQTVGEQAGDVEGVRVRSNFLLEQTNYPLTLVADAVSQLKVELQYDRCRVEAEEAERLVRHLETLLEAMVADPARRLAEISLLRDAERAQVLESWNATAAVYPPACVHELVSAQAARTPGAAAVVFKGETLSYAELETRANRLAHHLRARGVGPESLVGVCLERTPELVVALLGVLKAGGAYVPLDPTYPRERLGCMQEDAGVSLVLTSRALADVLPAGTRTLALDAARAAVEAEPDQAPETGVVLENLSHVIFTSGSTGRPKGVMIRHASTVVLLHWLRENVTDEERSAVLFSTSINFDVSVAEVFGTLAWGGKLVLVENALELPSVADEGVRLAVMVPTAAAELLRMGNIPSSVTSFNLAGEALSNDLAQGLYAMGIVETVRNLYGPTEDTTYSTGAVVPRGAEGVTIGRPLANTQTYVLDTSLQPVPVGVPGELYLAGDGLARGYASRPELTAERFVPDPFGPAGGRLYRTGDRARWLASGELEYLGRLDGQVKVRGFRIEPGEIEAALREHPEVREAVVLAREHAPGDRRLVAYVLLAAGTGIGGAELRAHLQERLPEHMVPGAFVGLDALPRTASGKLDRRALPAPGGGPDAAEHMPPRTPVEAVLAQVFARVLGHEGVGVHDNFFALGGHSLLATRVVSGVREELGVELPLRALFEAPTVAGLAGHVEASLDSARSVSGRITRREGNGPAPLSFAQQRLWFIHQLDPASSAYHMPFALGLRGALDVEALRRSLAELVRRHEALRTVFAAEGGEAVQVVLPPSPVPFPVLDLAGLPEQPRRAEALRRVVEEGRRPFDLEHGPLLRVLLARLADQEWVLCFTLHHIVSDGWSIGVLVQEVSALYGAYSRGESPVLPALPVQYADFAAWQRAWLTGETLEAQLRYWRQALDGAPPLLELPTDHPRRSSSSATSATGRQFVLSAETTRGLRELGQRGSATLFMTLLAGWQTLLGRYAGSADVVVGTPIANRTRAELEPLIGIFVNTLVLRADLGGTERPSFRQLLGRVRETMLGAFAHQDLPFERLVEELAPERSLTHNPLFQVMFALQNVERGTLTLGELEMEPLSGGEAGAKFDLGVTLIEAEERIEGRIDYRTDLFDGSTIERLAEHFLLLLDVAAAEPDQRISELRMVSAAEERQLLGEWNAARSYPEEKLVPQLFAEQAARTPDLVAVSGDQSALSYAELEGRSNRLAHALRGMGVEPETPVGVYLERGPSLLEAVLGIWKAGGAYVPLDPTYPAGRLEYMLRDAGVTVLVTQERLRDTLPVLGARVLLLDADAGRIAAESAAAPPVESEGSQLAYVIYTSGSTGRPKGVRVTHRALLHTLLAAQEAFAFAAGERMPSLASFAFDIWLFEAVLPLLGGGAVRMVAREEVLETERLVEGLADCTALHAVPALMREIVRVLRGRGSTLPGLRRAFVGGEAVAPELLEEMREVFPAAEVHVLYGPTEGAVICASHVARESGARRQWVGRPLGNASLYVLDRARQLVPVGVPGELCIGGASVARDYLGRPELTAEKLVPDPFSGEPAARLYRTGDRVRWTAEGELEFLGRMDEQVKIRGFRIEPGEVESALGEQSGVREAVVQVREDVPGQKRLVAYVVPEKTRSCELWPSIGEYFVYDELIYQGLTQDERRMARYRTALERHAAGRVVLDVGTGADAILARMAVEAGARHVYAIELLESAYRSARERIRALGLEDRVTLVHGDARTVTLPELAEVCVSEIVEAIAGGEGAAVILNDVRRLLAPGAVMIPGLTLTCMAAVTLPEEIRRNPRLSSAASYYVEKIFAEVGEPFDMRLCIRDFPMDHRLSGIGTFEELDFGAGAVAPEYVRRETLVMERAGRVDGLLLWLRMEVAEGGVLDIMEEETAWFPVYFPLFDPGVEVIAGDRVEVECWSALSDNGVAPHYGVRGRLVRVGRADVAFDFTSWHHGGGYRTSPFYRTLFAEEGGARVQARDVGLVETLRTRLGERLPEYMVPSAFVVLDSLPLSANGKLDRRALPAPEPSVGEGYVAPRTPTEELLCAIWSEVLGVERVGVEKSFFTLGGHSLLAMRVVSGVRRSLGVEVPLRALFEAPTVAVLAGRVDALLRAGGAAALPAIERAPRGGRLPLSFAQQRLWLVDRLEPESAAYNMPFALRLRGALDEGALQRSLDALVRRHETLRTTFAEHEGAPVQVVHPAGPVTLETVDLRGARDAGAEAERLAEAEALRPFDLAGGPLLRSALLRLGEDDHVLLFTLHHIVSDGWSTGVLVREVSALYGAFTRGEEPALPELPVQYADYASWQRKWLSGEVLDAQLEYWKERLAGAPPLLEMPTDRPHAAGLGAVAGSHDFVLPAGLTRELRSLAQREGATLFMTVLAAWQALLGRYAGQDDVVVGSPVAGRSSAETEGLIGFFVNLLAMRGDLSGDPTLGDLVRRAREAALGAYARQDVPFERLVDELDVERSLTHSPLFQVTFSLERVQRGERLSLGEVGVEQFEAGAGIARFDLELSVVDGDEETLTGTLVYRAALFDAETIERMVRHLRVLLEAMAADPGRRLSEVSLLEEGELARVLEGWSGAALEYPRERCVHELFAGHAARTPDAPAVVFGDGTLTYAELDRRANRLAHHLLARGVGPESLVGVCLERSADLVVALLAVLKAGGAYLPLDPAYPVERLAFMVRDSGARLVVTSEAFRARLPEGAE